In the genome of bacterium BMS3Abin11, the window ACTGGTTCATCCTGCAGCCGCAGGGGAAACCTTTCTTGTCAGTGATGACGAGTGTGTGTCAACGCCTGTACTTATTAACATGCTGGCAGACAGGCTGGGTGTTACGCCGAGGTTGTTCCCGATATCGGTGCAGGTAATGCGGTTGCTTGCTGCTGTGGGCGGAGAACGATCCACAGTTGACAGGCTGGTGCAGTCACTGGTCATAAATGCCACACATGTTCGCGATACGCTGGACTGGGAGCCACCCTGTTCGATGGAGCAGGGGATCAGCAAAACGGTCTACTGGTATCAGCAGTTGTATGATCCGGTACAGGCACGACCCTCTCAGCTGGCCGCCTATGCCAGCAGTTGGTGACAGAACCTGTGGGTGACGGGCTAATCATTCTTACTTTTTTCATCAGTATACTGTTGTCATGGCTGTTTACATCACGTGTTAGACGATATGCATTGAAGAAGGACTTACTGGACATCCCGAATGCCCGTAGTTCACACTCTGTTCCGACACCGCGTGGTGGCGGGCTGTCCATTATTATTGTGCTGCTGATTTCTACTGTGGTATCCCTGTTTCTTCCTGCTGCCCCGGTTCAGTTACTGGTCAGCCTGGTTCTTGCCACCCTGGCCTATGCTGTGCTTGGCTGGCAGGATGATAAGCATGATCTACCGGCACCAATTCGATTTCTGTTCCAATTATTGATAGCGGCCATTTTTATCGAATGGCTGGTCTGGAACAGGATGCTTGATTTCACACTCTCCTCCGGCGGGATAGTTGTCATCCTGTTCTCTGTCTTATGGATAGTATGGATGGCAAATCTATATAATTTTATGGACGGTATTGATGGCATTTCCGCTGTTGAAACAATCATGCTTGGCACAGTCACTTCGTTCTGGTTTGCAATGTCAGGGGCCAATAGCATCGCTATAATCTGTATCGCAGTGGCCGGGGCGGGGCTGGGTTTTTTACGCTGGAACTGGTCACCAGCAAAGATCTTCATGGGAGATGTCGGCAGCCTCGCACTGGGAGCTTTTTTTGCCATTATTGCCTTGATCGGTAGCAGTATTTTGAATATTCCCTTTATTGCTTTCCTTATTCTTTATGCTGTTTATCTCGCTGATTCAGGTGTGACCCTGCTGTACAGGATGATTAAAAGAGAGAGATGGTGGCAGGCACATCGTTCCCATTTCTACCAGCGTGCTGTTCAGTCTGGCTATAGTCATGCACAGGTCAGTCTTGCTGTTATGGTGATTAATCTTCTGCTTGCGGTGCTGGCAAGTCTGGTAGTTGCTGGTGTACTTGATGCCAATATTGCACTGCTTGCAAGCTTGATAATACTTGCTCCTTTGATGTTTCTGATAAACTCGCGCTTTAATCGTATTTGTCGTAAATAACAGAACTGCGAGACTTTTTACACTTGTCAAAAATCGGACTATACCTGAGGCTGCTCAAAACACGGTGGGCTGCACTTACGCACGACATCATTATGATCCCGATTGCCTGGATGCTGTCCTACTGGATTCGCTATAAAATTGGTGAATATCCGGATCTTTTATTTGAGAGGGCACTTCATTTACTGCCCTTAATGATACTGATACAGGGTAGTACATTCGTATATTTCGGGCTTTACCGGGGGATATGGCGTTTTGCCTCCTTACCAGATTTAACACGCATCGTTCGTGCAGTGCTAGTTTCAACTGCTATCGCTGCAGTAGTGATCTTCTTTTTCACACGTCTGCAGTATGTACCCCGATCAGTATTCATCATTGATGCCATTCTGCTCATTCTACTGCTCGGTGGAACGCGTCTCAGCTACCGTTTAGTAAAGGATCATCATCTCAATAAGGAAACTACAGAAAGAGTGTTGGTTGTCGGTGCTGGAGCAGCCGGCGAAGGCCTGGTACGTGATTTGCTGCGCATGCATCCGGCTATTTATGCACCCGTCGCATTCGTTGATGATGCGCCAGACAAGCAGGGGCAGGAGATTCATGGCATTCGCGTGGTTTCTAGCATAGAAAATATTTCCAGTGTAGCCGGGCAATGGGATGCAGACCTGATTATGCTTGCATTACCCAGTGCCAGTACCAGTCAAATGCGCAGAATAGTGGAACTGTGTGAGATGTCCGGCCTGCCTTTCCGTACCTTACCAAAATTACAGTCACTTGTTAGCGGCAAGGTCAGTATTAATGAGATCAGGGATGTACAGATTGAAGATTTACTGGGTCGGGCACCGGTTATGCTGGACCGCACAGAAATTGTAAACCGTTTGGCCAATAAGGTGGTACTGGTCACAGGCGGGGGTGGTTCCATTGGATCTGAGCTGTGTCGGCAGATAACGGCCATTGATATTCAACGCCTGGTCATACTAGATCAGAGTGAATACAACCTTTACGCTATTGAAAAAGAACTACAGCAGGCCATGCCCGATCTTGCACTGACCTGTGAACTGGGTGATGTGTGTGATGAAGCAGGGCTGGAATATCTGTTCAGGTGCTATCAGCCTGATATAGTCTTTCATGCGGCGGCATACAAGCATGTGCCAATGCTGGAGAACAAGGTAAGGGAAGCGGTAAGAAATAATATTATTGGTAGCTGGAATGTAGCCCGACTGGCTGAAAGATACAGCTGCAGTGATTTTGTAATGGTGTCGACGGACAAGGCGGTTAACCCCGGCAATATCATGGGAGCAAGTAAACGGGTCTCTGAAATCATTTGCCAGACCCTCGATGAACGCTCAATGACCCGGTTTATTACTACTCGTTTTGGTAATGTACTCGGTTCAGCCGGAAGTGTAGTGCCACTGTTCAAGCAACAGATACAAAGCGGTGGTCCGGTAACTGTCACCGATAGAGAGATTACGCGCTATTTTATGACCATTTCCGAAGCCTGTCGTCTGATATTACAGACTACTGTAATGGGGAATGGCGGTGAAATATTTGTTCTTGATATGGGGGAACCTGTGAAGGTGCGGTATCTGGCTGAGCAGATGATACGATTGTCGGGTAAAGTCCCTGAAGAAGATATTAAGATTGAATTTACCGGCTTGCGTCCTGGCGAAAAGTTGCACGAGGAATTATTTCATAGCGACGAGGATTTGACGGATACCAGTCACGAAAAAGTAATGCTCGCTCAAAGCCGTAAAACTGACTGGAAAACTCTTGAAGAGACTATGGATGCCTTTCACCAGGCCGTTGATGAATTTGATGTAGAAGCACTTAAAGCCCTCATACAAAAACTGGTGCCGGAGATGACCAGAAAGATAGCGTAACAGAGGACATAGCTATGACAGTAACAGAAACATAAGGAGAATGATTTGATTGTCCCAGTCATTATGTCAGGAGGCTCTGGCACACGCCTGTGGCCTATGTCGCGTGAGCTTTACCCCAAACAGTTCCACCATCTGCTGGGCAATGAAACCATGCTGCAGCAAACCGTGCAGCGCCTTGATGGCTTATGCGAACCCGAACAGCTGATTGTAATAGGTAATCGTGAACACCGCTTTATGATTATTGACCAGCTGGCTGAAATAGGTTGGCAAAATGCCAATGTTATGCTTGAACCCGTGAGTAGAAATACAGCACCTGCGGTAGCCATGGCGGCATTTTCGGCGCTGGAGGTATCTGCAGGGGCGACGCTGCTGGTACTTGCCGCAGATCATGTGATCAGGGATGCAGAAGGCTTTAGAGCGACCGTAAAAACTATGTTGCCATTAGCTGAGGATGGCAGGTTGATTACTTTCGGTATACCGGCGAGCAGGCCGGACACGGGTTTTGGTTATATCCATTGTGGAGAAAAAATTTCTGCCTGTGCTTTTCATGTCGATGCATTCGTTGAAAAACCGAATAAAGATAAAGCAGCTGAATATGTTGCTGCCGGGGATTATTACTGGAATAGCGGTATGTTTCTGTTTCAGGCAAAAACCTATCTGGCTGAGCTTGAAAAATGGCAGCCGGAAATCTTCGAATGTTGTCAGGCCGCATGGGTAAACAGAGAGCAGCGCTTCCATGGTTTCCAGGCTTTTGATGAAGTAGCCTTTGGCCGCTGTCCTGCCATTTCCATCGACTGTGCGGTGATGGAGAAAACCAGTAAAGCCGTTATGGCACCTCTGGATGTGGGCTGGAACGACATAGGCTCCTGGTCAGCATTATATCAGGAACTTGAACGGGATGAGTACGGCAATGCCACGAAAGGCGATGTGCTGGTACAGGATACACATGACTGCCTGCTGTATGCGCATGATCGTTTGCTGGTTGCTTCTGGATTGAAAGATGTTGTTATTGTCGAAACCTCTGATGCAATACTGGTAGCTGACCGTAGCCAAAGTCATAAGATAGGAAAACTGGTAAAAGAACTGCAGAACAATGGGCGTAGCGAAGCCAGTTTGCATCGCTGCGTATTTCGACCATGGGGTAGCTATACCGTATTGGAGAAAGATTCAGAGCATCAGGTTAAGCGGCTGACACTAAAGCCAGGTGCGGTGTTGTCATTACAGCGTCATAAATATCGGGCCGAGCACTGGGTGGTGGTAAAAGGCCAGGCAAGCATTGTGCACGGGGAAGATAAAATGCTTCTCAACGAAAATGAATCCACCTATATTCCAGCGGGCGTGATTCACCAACTGGCAAACGAAACTGAAAATATACTGGAAGTTATCGAGGTGCAAACCGGTTCCTATCTGGAAGAAGATGATATCGAACGTCTGGATGATCCTTATCATCGTAGTGGCACGTCTGGTTAAGGGTATCTCTATCAATTACAGGAACCATCATTGCTTCGTCGCATACTCCTCGCAATGACAAATTAATAGAAGTACCCTTAAGTTCCAAACTTCTTAAAAAATAATATTTTTTATACATAAACATCATGTCTGAATTTCTCCGTGAGATTACCGAAGTCAGAAAGAAGGCTGATCTGATTTATGATAAAGGGGCCATGGTCACCTGTTATGACCATCTGGCAGAAAAAATTACTGAGGGCCTGAGTGATAGCATGCCTCTTCTCTTGCCTGTCATGATGGGAGGGATATATCTCTGTGGGCAGTTGATGCAAAGGCTGGATTTCCCTTTAGAGATTGACTATCTCCATGCTACACGTTATCGCGATAAACTGCAGGGCAATGATTTACACTGGCTGGTTCATCCATCAAAGAAGGTGGAGGGAAGGACCGTACTGGTCATCGATGACATACTAGATCAGGGACATACATTGTCTGGAGTTATTGAATATTTACGCAAGGCTGGTGCTACTGAAGTGCAAAGTGTTGTCCTTACTGATAAGCAATGCCCAAGAATCAAAGAGGTCGATGTAACGTACAGAGGTGTGGATGTGCCCGACAGGTACATTTTTGGCTGTGGCATGGATTACAGGGGGTTTTGGCGAAATCTCCCCCAAATTTACGCTGTAGCAGATTCATGATACGGACCGGGTTGAATGCTATGCTATGTGATATTAGAAACCGGGAGCAGAGAAAATGCTGATAGCAATCATTGGCGGCAGTGGCCTTGCTAAACTGGATGGGTTGGTCATCACTCACCGGCAGGTGACACGAACGGAATATGGTGAACCATCCGGTGCCCTGACCTTCGGTATGATGGGTGGTAAGGATGTTGTATTTTTAAACCGACATGGGCCGGGGCATACCATCCCACCACATCGCGTAAACTACCGGGCAAATATAATTGCTCTGAAACAGGTTGGGGTAAAGCAGATTATTGCTATCAATGCTGTCGGTGGTATCGATAGCAATCTTGAGCCTGTTGACCTGGTAATACCTGATCAAATAATCGACTACACTTACGACCGTGAACATACCTATTTTGGCAGTGAGCATGGGCCGGTCAAACACGTAGATTTCACTCATCCCTATACAGAAAAATTGCGAAAAATCATCATTGATTCAGCAAGCAGGAATATGATTCCTGTTACAACTACCGGTATTTATGCAGCCACCCAGGGCCCACGATTTGAAACAGCTGCCGAAATTGATCGCATGGAGCGAGACGGTGCAACTATTGTAGGTATGACAGGTATGCCAGAAGCAGGACTGGCCAGAGAACTGGATCTGGACTATGCGGTGATTGCTGTAGTTTCCAACCCGGCGGCAGGTCGCTCAGAATCTGAAATCAGTGTCGATGAGATTACGAGTATGTTACAGCAGGGTATGAATAAAACCCGAGCTTTGCTTGAATTGGTGATTCCACAACTTTAGATTCGAGACGAATGACTAAGGACTAAGGTCAAAACTCTGGTGGGGTTCAGGTATCTGGTCGTCTTTAGTCCTTTGTCTTTTGTCCCGAATCTGTATCAGGTATTTCAACCGGGGTGACTCTCAACACCATTCCTATCTTCGGGTGATCATAGTAATTCAGTTCGCCACTCTTCATTCGCCGTTTTTCATAAATCCGGTAACTCACTGGGTTGGCAGCAGGCTCTTCATCGAGAATGGAAGGGCGGTAAACAGGCTTGTAGCGAATATCGGCTTCAAGTGTGTACTGTCCGGTAAGGTAAAAATTAATAAAACCGTCGAGGATGGGTTGTGAGGTCGGTAGCTGATCGTCATTAAAGCCAGGCTTTATGTCTGTATAGCTGACCTTCAGATCATCTGTAAGGTCCTTCCTGTTCGTGATACGGGCAATCATGGTATTTGCGGGGTCGAGCACGGTTTGTACCCAGTGCGTTGCAAGTATTATGTTTCTATCTGGGTTTTTTCGTATACGGTCTACATAGGAAGAAAAATTACTTTCCTTTATTTCATCTGGTACATCTTTATATCCATCCATGATTAGGGCAGGAAGTTTTGCCCTCGACATTTTTTTCTCATTCAGTGGAGGATTGGCAGTTATCCATTTTTCAGTTTCACCCCTGTCCTGCATGCTGAAAACTACGAGCTCAATAAGGTAACTGCGGGCTGCCTGGGCTGGCGTAGGTAGCGAAATGAAGAGCCCTGTTATAAGCAGACTCATAAGTATACGTGTATGAATTCTCATTATTTCTTTTGCATTGCCTGATTAGTGTAATGTGCAAATGATAACGGGTATTATATCAGGCCTGAAGGGCCAATAGATTATTAGGACGAATAAAGACATCATGGCTGTACGCGAAGTTTTACAAATGGGCAATCCACTGCTGTATCAGCGATCAGAGGAAATCACAGATTTTGGTTCAGCACAACTGCGTATTTTGATTAAAGATATGTTTGATACCATGGCCGACAGTGACGGTGCCGGCCTCGCCGCACCACAAGTCGGTGTTTTGCAGCGCCTGGTGATCTTCTCTGTAGAAGCCAATCCCCGATATCCCGATGCCGAAACCGTTCCGCGAACAATATTAATTAATCCGGAAATTGAAGTGCTTGTCGATGAGCAGGAAGCTGGCTGGGAGGGCTGTTTGAGTATTCCGGGTATGCGCGGGGTGGTGAGTCGTCCCTCTCAAATTCGTTATAGCGGTTACAATGAAAAGGGCGAAAAATTTAGCAGGGAAGTCAGTGGCTTTCATGCCAGAGTCGTGCAGCATGAGTGCGACCACCTTGATGGAGTTTTATATCCAATGCGTATTCAGGATATTCGACAGTTTGGATATGAATCAGCCCTGTTTCCGGATGAGGAGTGAATGGTTTCAAGTTTCAAGATGAAAAGGGAGCTTGTGGGAGCGAGCCCCACGGTGATATTTCTGATAAATGTAAAAGTCAGCATGCAATCTGACAGTATTGATCATTGTGTCAGAACTCAACCGGCATGTTAACAGATGGCCGTTGCCGGGCCAGCTGGAGGAAGTTATTCTTTTGCCCAGTTTTCATTCCTACGTAACGGGAGGCTGGGTTGCTTGTTAAGAAACCCATTCTGCTCAATGAGTGCAAACATGCTCTCATCTGAATCAGTCATAACGAAGACGGGACTTTGATACATAGGACGTCGTATGAATTTAATGTGCCAGCCAAATGTCGTCATGCGACGGTATGTAAATAGTTGTGCTTCGTTCAAATACCCCAGCGGGTCATCAGGTATCGGTTTTACCCCTTTTCGTTTTTCTTTGTACTTCATCAATTAGAGTGTCCCTGTGGTTCAATAGAAAATAACATATGGCATAAAAGGATAGATAATACGCCGCATTTCTGATTGACGGAACATGTCAATCGATTGACTGGGTAAAAAATTGCCCCGCACACCGTAAATTCTATTCTTAAACATTTTATTTTTTTTATAAACTGATCAGATTAACTGCACATAAAAATAAAAGCATGAATAGTGCCAACTTCTACTTTCAATAACTTACAACCACTTAATTTTAGAAGTGTTAAATATCCTGACAATCTCTATAGGATATGTTTATGAACCCGATAGGTTTTTCCTTTAGCACCGTTAAAAGGCGGGAACAGTGAAATGCTGTAAAGAACTCAAGATTCAGCGACCCCTGAATGCCTCAGTAGTGCAGGAAGCAGGCCTTTAACATAAAGGGTACCTCTATTAATCTTTTGCCTGCCCTGACCCCAGTTCATTCAACAATTCTTTCACCGTCTGCAGTCTTTGTTCTTCTGACGACAACTCCATCATTAAATGCAGTATCTGTGGGCCTTCCATACGATATTTTCCTTTACCGGTCTGTAGCAGCTGTATCAGTGCCATGGGTTCAATGTT includes:
- the tagO gene encoding putative undecaprenyl-phosphate N-acetylglucosaminyl 1-phosphate transferase, with the translated sequence MTEPVGDGLIILTFFISILLSWLFTSRVRRYALKKDLLDIPNARSSHSVPTPRGGGLSIIIVLLISTVVSLFLPAAPVQLLVSLVLATLAYAVLGWQDDKHDLPAPIRFLFQLLIAAIFIEWLVWNRMLDFTLSSGGIVVILFSVLWIVWMANLYNFMDGIDGISAVETIMLGTVTSFWFAMSGANSIAIICIAVAGAGLGFLRWNWSPAKIFMGDVGSLALGAFFAIIALIGSSILNIPFIAFLILYAVYLADSGVTLLYRMIKRERWWQAHRSHFYQRAVQSGYSHAQVSLAVMVINLLLAVLASLVVAGVLDANIALLASLIILAPLMFLINSRFNRICRK
- the def_2 gene encoding peptide deformylase; protein product: MAVREVLQMGNPLLYQRSEEITDFGSAQLRILIKDMFDTMADSDGAGLAAPQVGVLQRLVIFSVEANPRYPDAETVPRTILINPEIEVLVDEQEAGWEGCLSIPGMRGVVSRPSQIRYSGYNEKGEKFSREVSGFHARVVQHECDHLDGVLYPMRIQDIRQFGYESALFPDEE
- a CDS encoding S-methyl-5'-thioinosine phosphorylase translates to MLIAIIGGSGLAKLDGLVITHRQVTRTEYGEPSGALTFGMMGGKDVVFLNRHGPGHTIPPHRVNYRANIIALKQVGVKQIIAINAVGGIDSNLEPVDLVIPDQIIDYTYDREHTYFGSEHGPVKHVDFTHPYTEKLRKIIIDSASRNMIPVTTTGIYAATQGPRFETAAEIDRMERDGATIVGMTGMPEAGLARELDLDYAVIAVVSNPAAGRSESEISVDEITSMLQQGMNKTRALLELVIPQL
- the hpt gene encoding hypoxanthine-guanine phosphoribosyltransferase; translated protein: MSEFLREITEVRKKADLIYDKGAMVTCYDHLAEKITEGLSDSMPLLLPVMMGGIYLCGQLMQRLDFPLEIDYLHATRYRDKLQGNDLHWLVHPSKKVEGRTVLVIDDILDQGHTLSGVIEYLRKAGATEVQSVVLTDKQCPRIKEVDVTYRGVDVPDRYIFGCGMDYRGFWRNLPQIYAVADS
- the pglF gene encoding UDP-N-acetyl-alpha-D-glucosamine C6 dehydratase, with the translated sequence MSKIGLYLRLLKTRWAALTHDIIMIPIAWMLSYWIRYKIGEYPDLLFERALHLLPLMILIQGSTFVYFGLYRGIWRFASLPDLTRIVRAVLVSTAIAAVVIFFFTRLQYVPRSVFIIDAILLILLLGGTRLSYRLVKDHHLNKETTERVLVVGAGAAGEGLVRDLLRMHPAIYAPVAFVDDAPDKQGQEIHGIRVVSSIENISSVAGQWDADLIMLALPSASTSQMRRIVELCEMSGLPFRTLPKLQSLVSGKVSINEIRDVQIEDLLGRAPVMLDRTEIVNRLANKVVLVTGGGGSIGSELCRQITAIDIQRLVILDQSEYNLYAIEKELQQAMPDLALTCELGDVCDEAGLEYLFRCYQPDIVFHAAAYKHVPMLENKVREAVRNNIIGSWNVARLAERYSCSDFVMVSTDKAVNPGNIMGASKRVSEIICQTLDERSMTRFITTRFGNVLGSAGSVVPLFKQQIQSGGPVTVTDREITRYFMTISEACRLILQTTVMGNGGEIFVLDMGEPVKVRYLAEQMIRLSGKVPEEDIKIEFTGLRPGEKLHEELFHSDEDLTDTSHEKVMLAQSRKTDWKTLEETMDAFHQAVDEFDVEALKALIQKLVPEMTRKIA
- the algA_2 gene encoding alginate biosynthesis protein AlgA, with protein sequence MIVPVIMSGGSGTRLWPMSRELYPKQFHHLLGNETMLQQTVQRLDGLCEPEQLIVIGNREHRFMIIDQLAEIGWQNANVMLEPVSRNTAPAVAMAAFSALEVSAGATLLVLAADHVIRDAEGFRATVKTMLPLAEDGRLITFGIPASRPDTGFGYIHCGEKISACAFHVDAFVEKPNKDKAAEYVAAGDYYWNSGMFLFQAKTYLAELEKWQPEIFECCQAAWVNREQRFHGFQAFDEVAFGRCPAISIDCAVMEKTSKAVMAPLDVGWNDIGSWSALYQELERDEYGNATKGDVLVQDTHDCLLYAHDRLLVASGLKDVVIVETSDAILVADRSQSHKIGKLVKELQNNGRSEASLHRCVFRPWGSYTVLEKDSEHQVKRLTLKPGAVLSLQRHKYRAEHWVVVKGQASIVHGEDKMLLNENESTYIPAGVIHQLANETENILEVIEVQTGSYLEEDDIERLDDPYHRSGTSG